From the bacterium genome, the window CTTTATCTAAAGCGGCTTCAGATATTTTCTCCTTTTTAACAAATTCTAACAAACTCTTTGGAGAGGCTGGAGCATATCCCAGCTTAAAGTCTTTAATTGTCTGAGTATCAATTCCCCTGTTCTTCAGATACTCACAGGCATGTTTGCCTTCTAAACTATTTATTAGCATATTATTAAAATAATCAGAGGCTACGTTGTTAACTCTATACAGGTCTAAAACATCCGTATTTATTTTTTGTCTTGTAATAGAGATTCCTGCTTTATCTGCAAGTAACTCTACCGCTTCAATAAAAGTCATATTTTCGTATTTCATTACAAAGCCAAATACATTACCCCCTGCTCCACAGCCAAAGCAATGGAATATTTGTTTTTCAGGGCTGACTATGAATGACGGGGTTTTTTCATGATGAAACGGGCACGGTGCTTTAAAACTTCTCCCTGCCTGCTTTAAAGGAATATAACCGGAAATAACTAAAACAATATCGCTCTGTTGTTGTATACTCTCAATAACTGACTCAGGAATCATTCCAGCCATGGATTTAGACTGCCTTTATTGACATTTCTTTGAAAAACAGAATTTTTTAGTCTAGCATGATGATACGAAATTTGTCAAATTAGCCCGGAGGCCAATTCATAACTCTCCCGCCTATAAGATGGAAATGCAGATGAAACACCTCTTGTCCGCCATGTTTGTTGCAGTTGCATACTATGCGAAAACCTGAAGAAGCAATGTTATTTTTCTCTGCCATTTCTACAGCTATTTTATGTATTTTCCCAATTAACACATTGTCGTCGACATCGATAATCGTTGGAATGTGACTCTTTGGAACTATTAAGATGTGCGTGGAGGCAACAGGTTTTATGTCTTTAAATGCTATAACCTCATCATCTTCATATACTATTTCTGCTGGAATTTCCTTATTGATAATTTTACAGAATAAACAATCGCTCATGATATACACTCCTAAAACCTTCGCTGAGTATTTATAATGTTTCCGAGTGAAATATAT encodes:
- a CDS encoding histidine triad nucleotide-binding protein; this encodes MSDCLFCKIINKEIPAEIVYEDDEVIAFKDIKPVASTHILIVPKSHIPTIIDVDDNVLIGKIHKIAVEMAEKNNIASSGFRIVCNCNKHGGQEVFHLHFHLIGGRVMNWPPG